A stretch of the Proteus sp. ZN5 genome encodes the following:
- a CDS encoding DUF6304 family protein gives MKPFAQSNLSRLSLPFYFSDCKGSDTGILMTDGHLLKLILRGVLFSGPSFNLLSFPEIKKEEVIGLFDIDEFDTVQGVFSIEYPITVVEAGLETITPIILQFDYSNDKNDISYSFNYHGVSYKSDGLFSFVENALIDLRQRLPNHCQINCCLSCKYSSYHPVGNNDFGDLACFKSAKNALLYVKDKCSLLDVWDNVYQENQLYQVQETFICSEFVHCREEDWLYKCY, from the coding sequence ATGAAACCATTCGCACAATCAAATTTATCAAGGCTTTCGTTGCCATTTTATTTTTCTGATTGTAAAGGATCTGACACTGGAATATTAATGACAGATGGACATTTATTAAAACTTATCTTAAGGGGTGTTCTATTTAGTGGGCCATCATTTAACTTACTTTCATTTCCTGAAATTAAGAAAGAAGAAGTGATTGGATTATTTGATATAGATGAATTTGACACTGTACAAGGTGTTTTTAGTATTGAATATCCAATAACGGTCGTAGAAGCAGGACTAGAGACTATTACACCTATTATTTTGCAATTTGATTATTCAAACGATAAAAATGATATCTCTTATTCATTTAATTATCATGGTGTTAGCTATAAATCTGATGGATTGTTTTCATTTGTTGAAAATGCACTTATTGATTTACGGCAACGATTACCTAATCATTGCCAAATAAACTGTTGTTTATCTTGCAAATATTCAAGCTACCACCCTGTAGGTAATAATGATTTTGGTGATTTAGCTTGCTTTAAATCTGCCAAAAATGCTCTTTTATATGTTAAGGATAAATGTTCATTATTAGATGTATGGGATAATGTATATCAGGAAAATCAACTTTATCAGGTACAAGAAACGTTTATTTGCTCTGAGTTCGTTCATTGTCGTGAAGAAGATTGGTTATATAAGTGCTATTAA
- a CDS encoding DUF6122 family protein, translating into MIFEIFRTLLHYSLHFLAPILLGYLFWRKNWKIASLLMIGTMAIDIDHLLATPIFDPNRCSVGFHPLHTVWAALIYLGIWFLPSWKLKAIAVGCLFHLFTDSVDCYLGGLKPDLTITMSCDKNYFIPDINNEFITRK; encoded by the coding sequence GTGATATTTGAGATTTTTAGAACACTTTTACATTACAGTTTACACTTTTTAGCACCCATTTTATTAGGCTATCTTTTCTGGCGTAAGAATTGGAAGATAGCCTCACTTCTTATGATAGGAACAATGGCCATCGATATTGACCATTTGTTAGCAACACCTATTTTTGATCCCAACCGCTGTAGCGTAGGCTTTCATCCATTACATACTGTTTGGGCTGCCTTGATTTACTTAGGTATATGGTTTTTACCCTCTTGGAAATTAAAAGCCATTGCAGTAGGGTGTTTATTTCATTTATTTACCGACTCAGTTGACTGCTATTTAGGTGGATTAAAACCCGATCTAACAATAACGATGAGTTGTGATAAAAATTACTTTATACCTGATATCAATAATGAATTTATTACCCGAAAATAG
- a CDS encoding DMT family transporter encodes MSIFILIALFNGVCIVTSRTLNGKLAQNSNAFYSSLINHLVGFIFLTIFVLWIKDYHAIKLSTLPLIAFAGGIIGAFFVVINSYVLPLLGVMLTSVLAICGQMISSLVIDILGGVESNNLLLQIIGVLLIIGGVLIKFTKQSK; translated from the coding sequence ATGAGTATTTTTATTTTAATTGCGTTATTTAATGGTGTCTGCATTGTAACAAGCCGCACCTTAAATGGTAAGTTAGCACAAAACAGTAATGCTTTTTATAGCTCTTTAATCAACCATTTAGTTGGTTTTATATTTTTAACTATCTTTGTTTTATGGATAAAAGATTACCACGCTATTAAACTATCTACGCTCCCTTTAATTGCCTTTGCTGGTGGTATTATTGGTGCATTCTTTGTTGTGATCAATAGTTATGTTCTACCGTTATTGGGTGTTATGTTAACGTCTGTTTTAGCCATTTGCGGACAAATGATCTCAAGTCTGGTTATTGATATATTAGGTGGTGTTGAAAGTAATAACCTATTATTGCAAATAATAGGCGTTCTCTTGATTATTGGCGGTGTATTAATAAAATTTACTAAGCAATCCAAATAA
- a CDS encoding DMT family transporter, whose translation MPVLSKKNILRPHKNDLYRLNIMNNKYILSLVAVFSGVLLSLMIMSNSYLASFTTPLTASWITHGIGTLFSLIIYILYLRKNKLTKKNNNKIKILWYLGGIPGAFTVLLAAITVNSPLSLSGSIILMITGQILFSVIVDAMGWFGVEKRKITLRDLFMCFLLISGSALLIIGR comes from the coding sequence TTGCCAGTATTATCAAAAAAGAATATTTTAAGGCCACACAAAAATGATTTATATAGACTTAATATTATGAATAACAAGTATATTCTTTCTCTTGTTGCGGTCTTTTCTGGCGTTTTACTTTCATTAATGATTATGAGTAATAGCTACTTAGCCAGTTTTACAACGCCATTAACCGCATCATGGATAACACACGGTATAGGGACTCTTTTCTCTTTAATTATATACATTTTATATTTAAGAAAAAATAAACTGACCAAGAAAAATAATAACAAAATAAAAATTCTATGGTATTTGGGTGGTATCCCAGGGGCATTTACGGTGTTATTAGCTGCAATTACAGTAAATAGCCCATTATCACTTTCTGGTAGCATAATTTTAATGATAACAGGGCAAATTCTTTTTAGCGTTATTGTTGATGCAATGGGATGGTTTGGGGTTGAAAAAAGAAAAATCACCCTACGCGATTTATTTATGTGCTTTTTACTTATTTCTGGCAGTGCATTATTAATTATAGGTAGATAA
- a CDS encoding LysR family transcriptional regulator has protein sequence MNDMNVFPILIAVAEHLSITKAAKTLNMTKSAVSKAIQGVEEKLGIRLFHRTTRSVSLTEEGVVYIGYIRESYKLAVMAEEAVSQFSDKAKGRIKISAPMSFGTLHLAKIMPLFMQKYPELDVQLLFDDKVTDLVAEGYDLAIRIGELPDSSLIARQISPCYSQLYASSEYLDKYGEPMQVSELKNHNCLSYSLYQAGMEWIFYQRGTKYSHIPKGSYRANNSEALLQAVLQGIGIALLPHFITQTALSNTDKKLIPILTHFDLPEHFIYAVYPDKKNLPRKITLFVDFLKKQFGANSDYQRNIERK, from the coding sequence ATGAATGATATGAATGTTTTTCCCATTCTGATTGCTGTGGCTGAGCATTTGAGTATCACCAAAGCAGCCAAAACATTGAATATGACAAAATCAGCAGTCAGTAAAGCTATTCAAGGTGTCGAAGAAAAGTTAGGTATACGCCTATTTCATAGAACGACAAGAAGTGTCAGTTTAACCGAAGAAGGCGTTGTTTATATTGGCTATATTCGAGAGTCTTATAAGTTAGCGGTAATGGCAGAAGAGGCGGTTTCACAATTTAGCGATAAAGCCAAAGGTAGGATTAAAATTTCAGCGCCCATGTCATTTGGTACGTTACATCTTGCTAAAATAATGCCTTTATTTATGCAGAAATACCCAGAACTTGATGTACAACTTTTATTTGATGACAAAGTCACGGATTTAGTAGCTGAAGGATACGATCTTGCAATTAGAATTGGTGAATTACCCGATTCCTCATTAATAGCGCGTCAAATATCACCTTGTTATAGCCAGCTTTACGCTTCTTCAGAATATCTTGATAAATATGGTGAACCCATGCAAGTTTCTGAGTTAAAAAACCACAATTGCTTATCGTATTCATTATATCAAGCTGGTATGGAGTGGATTTTTTATCAAAGAGGTACAAAATATAGTCATATTCCTAAAGGTAGTTATCGTGCCAATAATAGTGAAGCATTATTACAAGCCGTTTTACAGGGAATAGGTATTGCTTTACTCCCTCATTTCATTACTCAAACAGCCTTATCAAATACAGATAAAAAGCTTATCCCTATATTGACGCACTTCGATTTACCTGAGCACTTTATTTATGCGGTTTATCCTGACAAAAAAAATCTTCCGCGCAAAATAACGTTATTTGTTGATTTCTTAAAAAAGCAATTCGGTGCCAATAGTGACTATCAACGCAATATCGAAAGAAAATAA
- the yegD gene encoding molecular chaperone — MFIGFDYGTSNCSVAIMKEGKPTLLPLEGNDVYIPSTLCAPTRESVSEHLFRHLNIKPSSEVGEQLLRKSIAFNREEDIELVPEDILFGQSALSLYLRDPRDVYYVKSPKSFLGASGLHDIQISFFEDLVCAMMANIKHQAEKSTQEAITDTVIGKPINFNGLGGDASNRQAESILIRAAKRAGFKNIMFEFEPVAAGLEYESTLTKDQTVLVVDIGGGTTDCSLIQMGPSYKGKTDRSNTLLAHSGQRVGGNDLDIYLAFKQLMPLFGMTGLTSSGIKLPLKQFWDPIAINNVEAQKDFYSRQNLAVLNQLRRDAKEPEKITRLIEVYNETLGYSIVRRAEEAKIALSYSPEYIANIALLSETLELTIERDQMVESIESPKSKMIELVNDAVQQGGIKPDAVFMTGGSARSPILCQAIEQQLPNIPIVKGNDFGSVTAGLARWGEVCFK; from the coding sequence ATGTTTATTGGCTTTGACTATGGAACATCGAACTGTTCTGTTGCAATTATGAAAGAGGGGAAACCCACTCTTTTGCCTTTAGAAGGTAATGATGTGTATATTCCATCAACCCTTTGTGCGCCAACCCGTGAATCTGTTTCTGAGCACTTATTTCGCCATTTAAATATTAAACCTTCCAGTGAAGTTGGCGAGCAATTACTAAGAAAGTCGATTGCATTTAATCGAGAAGAAGATATTGAATTAGTTCCTGAAGACATTCTTTTCGGACAATCTGCACTAAGTTTATACCTACGTGATCCTCGTGATGTCTATTACGTTAAATCACCTAAATCCTTTTTAGGTGCTTCTGGTCTACATGATATACAAATTAGCTTCTTTGAAGATTTAGTTTGCGCCATGATGGCAAATATTAAGCACCAAGCAGAAAAAAGCACACAAGAAGCGATCACTGATACTGTTATTGGCAAACCGATTAACTTTAATGGGTTAGGTGGCGATGCTTCAAATAGACAAGCTGAAAGTATTCTTATCCGTGCAGCTAAAAGGGCTGGCTTTAAGAATATTATGTTTGAATTTGAACCTGTTGCTGCGGGGCTTGAATATGAGTCAACGTTAACTAAAGACCAAACTGTATTAGTCGTTGATATTGGTGGTGGTACTACTGACTGCTCATTAATTCAAATGGGGCCAAGTTATAAAGGCAAAACCGATCGTTCAAATACATTACTTGCCCATAGTGGACAACGTGTTGGTGGTAACGATCTTGATATTTACCTTGCTTTTAAACAGCTTATGCCACTATTTGGTATGACAGGATTAACGTCTTCAGGTATTAAATTACCTCTGAAACAGTTCTGGGATCCTATTGCGATTAATAATGTCGAAGCACAAAAAGATTTTTACTCTCGTCAAAACCTTGCTGTATTAAATCAGCTAAGACGTGATGCAAAAGAGCCAGAGAAAATAACGCGCCTTATTGAAGTTTATAATGAAACGTTGGGCTATAGCATTGTTAGACGTGCTGAAGAAGCTAAAATCGCTTTATCATACTCTCCTGAATATATTGCTAATATCGCACTGTTAAGTGAAACCTTAGAATTAACTATCGAACGCGATCAGATGGTTGAATCTATTGAATCACCAAAAAGCAAAATGATTGAATTAGTTAATGATGCGGTTCAGCAAGGGGGGATAAAACCCGATGCTGTCTTTATGACGGGAGGCTCTGCGCGTTCACCTATTTTATGCCAAGCCATTGAACAGCAATTGCCTAATATTCCAATTGTTAAAGGTAATGACTTTGGATCGGTTACCGCAGGTTTGGCGCGTTGGGGCGAGGTCTGCTTTAAATAA
- a CDS encoding aminotransferase class I/II-fold pyridoxal phosphate-dependent enzyme, with product MYRFQNDYNEIAHPAVMKAITDTVGQRYDGYGMDKLCHHAIQSIKQRIQQPDADIHFFNGGTITNLTAISHFLRPHQAVISVSTGHIATHETGAIEATGHKVITTFSADGKLTPELLKPILAEHNDEHWVQPKLVYITNATEIGTVYRKAELQALRNFCNEHNLWLYLDGARLAAGLMSAQSDLTIEDIANLTDAFYIGGTKIGAMSAETLVICHPALKSDFRFSLKQKGGLQAKGWLLGAQFEALFKDDLYFKLGKHLNEMASQLTEFFTEQGFEFLAPPESNQVFVILPNTIAEKLTQQFVFHRVLLEAPNLSCLRLCTSWATTQQDINGFKTAFLQLV from the coding sequence ATGTACCGCTTCCAAAATGATTATAATGAAATTGCACATCCTGCGGTCATGAAGGCAATCACTGATACAGTGGGGCAACGCTATGATGGATATGGCATGGATAAGCTTTGTCATCATGCTATTCAATCAATAAAACAGCGTATTCAACAACCAGATGCGGATATTCACTTTTTTAATGGTGGTACCATTACTAATTTAACCGCTATCTCTCATTTTTTACGTCCACACCAAGCTGTTATTTCTGTTAGTACTGGACATATTGCTACACATGAAACAGGCGCTATTGAAGCGACAGGGCATAAAGTCATCACAACATTTTCTGCTGATGGTAAATTAACACCTGAGTTATTAAAACCTATTCTTGCTGAACATAATGATGAACATTGGGTTCAACCCAAGCTTGTTTATATAACAAATGCCACAGAAATCGGGACGGTTTATCGCAAAGCGGAATTGCAAGCACTACGTAACTTTTGTAACGAGCATAATTTATGGTTGTACCTTGATGGTGCTCGTTTAGCCGCAGGATTAATGTCTGCACAAAGTGATCTGACTATTGAAGACATCGCCAACTTAACCGATGCGTTTTATATCGGAGGCACGAAAATCGGTGCAATGTCAGCTGAAACGCTCGTGATTTGTCATCCCGCACTAAAATCTGATTTTCGTTTTAGCTTAAAACAAAAGGGTGGATTACAAGCGAAAGGTTGGTTATTAGGTGCGCAATTTGAAGCTTTATTTAAAGATGATCTCTATTTTAAATTAGGTAAACACCTTAATGAAATGGCATCACAATTAACCGAATTCTTTACTGAACAAGGTTTTGAATTTTTAGCACCACCTGAATCTAACCAAGTTTTTGTTATTTTACCAAACACGATTGCGGAAAAATTAACACAACAATTTGTTTTTCATCGTGTATTACTTGAGGCTCCTAACTTGAGTTGCTTACGTCTTTGTACCTCTTGGGCAACAACACAACAAGATATCAATGGATTTAAAACAGCATTTCTGCAATTAGTTTAA
- a CDS encoding DUF3811 domain-containing protein, whose translation MKKLTLQEMTDAQQMRVRTRIGQERKKLGRELTNAEMNKVKDSIITEISLEVEKATKKAQALKKKQKLAPSDETYSWSAKNHRSGYR comes from the coding sequence ATGAAGAAATTGACACTCCAAGAGATGACAGATGCCCAACAAATGCGAGTAAGAACCAGAATAGGTCAAGAGAGAAAAAAATTAGGGCGTGAATTAACTAATGCTGAAATGAACAAAGTCAAAGACTCCATTATTACCGAAATCTCCCTCGAAGTTGAAAAAGCCACCAAAAAAGCTCAAGCCCTCAAGAAAAAACAAAAACTAGCTCCTAGTGATGAAACCTATAGTTGGTCAGCCAAAAACCATCGTAGCGGATATCGTTAA
- the xylB gene encoding xylulokinase has product MYLGLDLGTSSVKAIIMNEQGDVVASHSVSLAISRPHPQWSEQEPLQWWQATEEAILQLGRSYPMEQIEAIGLSGQMHGAVLLDAQQAVLRPAILWNDGRSFKQCQALEAQYPQFKKMTGNLVMPGFTAPKLQWVAENEPEIFQRIEHVLLPKDFLRWKMSGNFASDMSDSAGTLWLDMQKRDWSDELLNATGLTRRQMPTLFEGNQITGYLLADVAKKWQMKQVPIIAGGGDNAAGAIGVGVYQPGQAMLSLGTSGVYFVVSEKFLQNSDNAVHSFCHALPNTWHLMSVMLSAASCLDWVCQLTGIESVGEMFEEIQHATFADSPLLFLPYLSGERTPYNNPNAKGVFWGLTHEHQRADLCQAVLEGVSFALRQGIEVAENAGQLADNITLIGGGAKSEYWRQLLADITGKTLDYRQGGDVGPALGAARLAQLAVNPAHSSHVILSQPKLEKRHTPDLEKYKTYEKKYHAFKKLYSLIDTMEI; this is encoded by the coding sequence ATGTATTTAGGGCTAGATTTAGGCACTTCAAGCGTTAAAGCGATCATTATGAATGAACAAGGCGACGTTGTTGCCAGTCATTCTGTTTCTTTAGCAATATCACGCCCTCACCCTCAATGGTCAGAACAAGAACCACTGCAATGGTGGCAAGCAACGGAAGAAGCTATTCTCCAGCTTGGGCGTAGTTACCCGATGGAACAAATCGAGGCGATTGGATTAAGCGGACAAATGCATGGTGCCGTTTTACTTGATGCCCAACAAGCGGTTCTACGTCCTGCAATCTTATGGAACGATGGCCGTAGTTTTAAACAGTGTCAGGCGCTTGAGGCGCAATATCCTCAGTTTAAAAAAATGACGGGTAATTTAGTTATGCCCGGTTTTACTGCACCAAAACTACAATGGGTTGCTGAAAATGAGCCTGAAATTTTTCAACGTATTGAACATGTTTTATTACCTAAAGATTTTTTACGTTGGAAGATGAGCGGTAATTTCGCCAGTGATATGTCGGATTCAGCAGGTACGCTTTGGCTAGATATGCAAAAGCGAGATTGGAGTGATGAGCTTTTAAATGCCACAGGATTAACGCGTCGTCAAATGCCTACGCTGTTTGAAGGCAATCAAATAACGGGCTATCTATTGGCTGATGTCGCTAAAAAATGGCAGATGAAACAAGTCCCTATTATTGCTGGTGGCGGTGATAATGCAGCAGGTGCAATTGGTGTCGGTGTTTACCAACCCGGTCAAGCGATGCTCTCTCTAGGTACTTCGGGTGTTTATTTTGTTGTTAGCGAGAAATTTCTTCAAAACAGTGACAATGCAGTACACAGTTTCTGCCATGCATTACCCAATACTTGGCATTTAATGTCTGTGATGCTAAGTGCAGCATCATGCCTTGATTGGGTGTGTCAATTGACAGGAATTGAGAGTGTGGGTGAGATGTTTGAAGAGATTCAACACGCTACTTTTGCTGATAGCCCCCTCCTGTTTTTACCTTATCTTTCAGGTGAGCGAACACCTTATAACAACCCTAATGCGAAAGGTGTTTTTTGGGGATTAACCCATGAACATCAACGTGCTGACTTATGCCAAGCTGTTCTTGAAGGTGTGAGTTTTGCGTTACGACAAGGAATTGAAGTTGCTGAAAATGCAGGTCAATTAGCGGATAACATTACGTTAATTGGTGGTGGTGCAAAAAGTGAGTATTGGCGACAATTGCTTGCAGATATTACAGGAAAAACCCTCGATTATCGCCAAGGTGGTGATGTTGGCCCTGCACTTGGTGCAGCAAGACTCGCACAATTAGCAGTAAACCCTGCTCATTCTTCACACGTTATTCTTTCTCAACCTAAGCTTGAAAAACGCCATACACCAGATTTAGAAAAATATAAAACATACGAAAAAAAATATCATGCCTTTAAAAAGTTATATTCATTGATTGATACGATGGAAATATAA
- the xylA gene encoding xylose isomerase, producing MSYFDKIEQIQYEGTTSDNPLAFRYYNPDEIILGKRMEDHLRFAACYWHNFCWNGSDMFGIGTFDRPWQTPGEALEQAKRKADVAFEFFHKLNVPFYCFHDVDVISEGNNINEYISNMAAITDVLAKKQEETNVKLLWGTANCFTNPRYGAGAATNPDPDVFAWAATQVCEAMKATKALGGENYVLWGGREGYETLLNTDLRQEREQIGRFMQMVVEHKHKIGFQGTLLIEPKPQEPTKHQYDYDTATVYGFLKQFGLEKEVKVNIEANHATLAGHSFHHEIATAIALGILGSVDANRGDPQLGWDTDQFPNSVEENALVMYEILKSGGFTTGGLNFDAKVRRQSNDKYDLFYGHISGMDTMAMALRIAARMIQDGGLDKFTAQRYSGWSAEFGQNILQGKLSLEEVAKYAQSNTLAPQLQSGRQEMLESLVNRYIFG from the coding sequence ATGTCTTACTTTGATAAAATTGAACAAATTCAATATGAAGGCACAACAAGCGATAACCCATTAGCATTTCGTTACTATAATCCTGATGAGATTATTTTAGGTAAACGAATGGAAGATCACCTAAGATTTGCTGCTTGTTATTGGCATAACTTCTGCTGGAATGGCTCTGATATGTTCGGTATCGGTACTTTTGATAGACCGTGGCAAACACCGGGTGAAGCATTAGAGCAAGCAAAACGCAAAGCAGATGTGGCCTTCGAGTTCTTTCATAAGCTCAATGTTCCTTTTTACTGTTTTCATGATGTCGATGTTATTTCTGAAGGCAATAACATCAATGAATATATCTCTAATATGGCGGCGATAACCGATGTATTAGCGAAAAAACAAGAAGAAACCAACGTTAAGTTATTATGGGGAACCGCTAACTGCTTTACGAATCCTCGTTATGGCGCAGGTGCGGCAACTAACCCTGATCCTGACGTTTTTGCATGGGCTGCGACACAAGTTTGTGAAGCAATGAAAGCGACAAAAGCGCTGGGTGGCGAAAACTATGTATTATGGGGTGGACGCGAAGGCTATGAAACGCTGCTAAATACAGACTTACGCCAAGAAAGAGAGCAAATTGGGCGCTTTATGCAGATGGTTGTTGAGCATAAACATAAAATTGGTTTCCAAGGCACATTACTGATTGAACCAAAACCACAAGAGCCAACAAAACATCAATACGATTACGATACTGCGACTGTTTATGGCTTTTTAAAACAGTTTGGCCTTGAAAAAGAAGTCAAAGTCAACATTGAAGCCAACCACGCAACATTAGCAGGACATAGCTTCCATCATGAAATTGCGACTGCCATTGCGTTAGGTATTTTAGGCTCTGTTGATGCTAACCGCGGTGATCCACAATTAGGCTGGGATACAGACCAATTCCCAAATAGCGTAGAAGAAAATGCACTAGTCATGTATGAAATTCTTAAATCAGGTGGCTTTACTACAGGTGGATTAAACTTTGATGCTAAAGTTCGTCGCCAAAGCAATGATAAATATGACCTATTCTACGGGCATATTTCAGGAATGGACACAATGGCAATGGCATTACGTATTGCAGCAAGAATGATCCAAGATGGTGGCCTTGATAAATTTACAGCGCAGCGTTATTCAGGCTGGAGTGCAGAGTTTGGTCAAAATATCTTACAAGGTAAATTAAGCCTTGAAGAAGTGGCAAAATATGCACAAAGCAACACCTTAGCGCCACAGTTACAAAGCGGACGCCAAGAAATGCTAGAAAGTTTAGTGAATCGCTATATTTTTGGCTAA
- the nhaC gene encoding Na+/H+ antiporter NhaC, whose amino-acid sequence MKTQTINSPRTPTLLESLFPIFTMVVLLGGGYAAFDLPPEPLMVLSTVVAALLVKRLGYRYDEILTAISQKIAKTMPALLILISVGLLIGTWMIGGTIPLMIYYGLKMISPEMLYVTALLVTSLVSVCTGTSWGSAGTIGVAFMGVAVGMDANLAATAGAVVAGAYFGDKLSPLSGDTNLAAMAARIDLYQHIWHLLYTTLPSLILTAIVMTVYGMNGDLAGQGVPEKVTLITNGLESVYNFNLILLIPVLVILYGSVTKKPTIPVMLASAAIAMFNAYLIQGFGLHDIVKSAVDGFNVSMIQGKEVPELLGNLLNRGGMNSMMSTLLICFCALSFAGTLSLSGALEVIVHALLKMVHSTGSMILATIACGLTMIGVTCNGQISILIPIEMLRGAYIERGLHPKNLARTVEDSATIFEPILPWTAAGAYMAGTLGVATLSYLPWAVLCWSGIFFAMLWGFTGFGIAKLTPEEQEEMTAELESHSELQLDTK is encoded by the coding sequence ATGAAAACGCAAACGATAAACAGCCCGAGAACACCTACATTACTCGAATCTCTCTTTCCCATATTCACCATGGTGGTGCTATTAGGAGGAGGCTACGCCGCTTTTGATTTACCACCAGAGCCTTTAATGGTGCTGTCTACAGTTGTAGCTGCACTATTGGTCAAACGATTAGGGTATCGCTATGACGAGATCTTAACGGCAATCTCACAAAAAATTGCTAAAACCATGCCAGCCTTGCTGATTTTAATCAGCGTGGGCTTGTTAATAGGCACATGGATGATTGGTGGTACTATTCCATTGATGATCTATTACGGCTTAAAAATGATCAGCCCAGAAATGCTTTATGTTACGGCATTATTGGTGACATCATTAGTGTCGGTTTGTACAGGAACTTCATGGGGTTCAGCAGGAACAATTGGTGTTGCCTTTATGGGTGTTGCTGTAGGTATGGATGCAAACCTTGCTGCAACAGCCGGTGCCGTAGTTGCGGGTGCCTATTTCGGTGACAAACTTTCACCGCTATCAGGTGATACTAACCTAGCCGCAATGGCTGCAAGGATCGACCTCTATCAACATATCTGGCACTTACTTTACACCACACTGCCTTCGTTGATTTTAACCGCGATTGTGATGACTGTTTATGGCATGAATGGTGATTTAGCAGGACAAGGTGTGCCAGAAAAAGTGACATTAATTACTAATGGTCTTGAGAGTGTTTATAACTTCAACCTAATCCTTCTCATACCTGTATTAGTGATTTTATATGGATCAGTCACGAAAAAACCCACTATCCCAGTGATGTTAGCCTCTGCCGCTATTGCGATGTTTAACGCTTATCTTATTCAAGGTTTTGGATTACATGATATCGTAAAAAGCGCAGTTGATGGTTTCAATGTCTCAATGATCCAAGGGAAAGAAGTTCCTGAATTATTAGGTAACTTATTAAACCGTGGCGGTATGAACTCAATGATGAGCACCCTGCTTATCTGTTTCTGTGCCCTTTCTTTTGCCGGTACTTTATCGTTAAGTGGCGCATTAGAAGTGATTGTTCATGCGTTGTTAAAAATGGTTCACTCAACAGGTTCAATGATCTTAGCCACAATTGCTTGCGGACTAACCATGATTGGCGTGACCTGTAATGGACAAATCTCAATCCTTATTCCTATCGAAATGCTACGCGGTGCCTATATCGAACGAGGCTTACACCCTAAAAACCTCGCTCGTACTGTAGAAGACTCCGCCACTATTTTTGAACCTATTTTACCGTGGACAGCCGCAGGCGCTTATATGGCAGGTACGTTAGGTGTTGCAACCTTAAGTTACTTACCTTGGGCTGTGTTGTGCTGGAGTGGCATATTCTTCGCCATGCTGTGGGGTTTCACGGGCTTTGGCATTGCCAAATTAACACCAGAAGAGCAGGAAGAGATGACTGCTGAGCTTGAATCACATTCAGAATTACAACTTGATACTAAATAA